The Chanos chanos chromosome 6, fChaCha1.1, whole genome shotgun sequence genome includes a region encoding these proteins:
- the psph gene encoding phosphoserine phosphatase → MATLAQTKEIFRCADAVCFDVDSTVIREEGIDELAKFCGVGDAVTEMTRNAMGGTVSFKTALTERLAIIKCSREQVNKLITDHPPQLTPGIKELVERLHQRNVKVFLISGGFRCIVEHVAAQLNIPLHHVFANRLKFYFNGEYAGFDETQPTAESGGKGKVISMLKEQYGFEKVVMIGDGATDLEACPPASAFIGFGGNVVRQQVKEKCSWYVTSFGELFKELEKI, encoded by the exons ATGGCAACATTAGCACAGACGAAAGAGATCTTCCGTTGTGCAGATGCGGTTTGCTTTGATGTGGACAGCACCGTTATCCGAGAAGAGGGCATCGACGAGCTTGCCAAGTTTTGTGGAGTTGGAGATGCAGTGACAGAAAT GACACGAAACGCTATGGGTGGCACAGTGAGTTTTAAAACTGCGTTGACAGAGCGGTTGGCTATAATAAAGTGCTCACGAGAACAAGTCAACAAACTAATTACGGACCACCCTCCTCAGCTGACTCCAGGTATTAA GGAGCTTGTTGAGAGGTTGCATCAGCGCAACGTAAAGGTTTTTCTCATTTCCGGTGGGTTCCGCTGCATTGTTGAGCATGTTGCAGCCCAGCTAAACATCCCTCTCCATCACGTCTTTGCCAACCGCCTTAAGTTTTACTTCAACG GTGAGTATGCTGGGTTTGATGAGACCCAGCCTACTGCAGAGTCTGGTGGAAAAGGAAAGGTGATCAGCATGCTGAAGGAACAGTACGGTTTTGAAAAAGTAGTGATGATCGGAGACGGGGCCACTGATCTGGAGGCCTGCCCGCCTGCT AGCGCTTTCATTGGATTTGGAGGGAATGTTGTGAGACAACAAGTAAAGGAGAAATGTTCGTGGTATGTCACAAGTTTTGGAGAGCTGTTCAAAGAACTAGAGAAAATTTAG